One part of the Onychomys torridus chromosome 13, mOncTor1.1, whole genome shotgun sequence genome encodes these proteins:
- the LOC118594483 gene encoding protocadherin-3-like, with protein sequence METALAKTPEKRQVVFLTILLLLWEADSETIRYSMPEETDSGYLVANLAKDLGLRVGELATRGAQIHSKGNKELLQLDAETGNLFLKEKLDREVLCGVTDPCVLHFQLILENPVQFFQTDLQITDINDHSPEFHHREMLLKIPESAHPGAVFPLNAAQDSDIGSNAVQNYTVSPSLHFHVITQSRADGRKYPELVLDRALDREEQPELTLTLTAVDGGSPPKSGSTTVRIEVVDINDNAPQFVQSLYEVQVPENSPLHALVVTVFARDLDEGPYGNVAYSLFQGDAASQPFVIDEITGEIRLSDELDFEVNSHYNIEIAATDGGGLLGKCTVAVQVLDVNDNAPELTIRKLTIPIPENSPETVVAVFSVSDSDSGDNGRMVCSIPDHLPFLLKPTFKNYYTLMTEGPLDRESRAEYNITITVTDKGTPTLTTQHTITMQVSDVNDNAPTFTQTSYTLFVQENNSPALHIGTISATDSDSGSNAHITYSLLPTQDPQLALDSLISINADNGQLFALRALDYEALQTFEFHVGATDQGSPALSSQALVRVLVLDANDNAPFVLYPLQNASAPCTELLPRAAEPGYLVTKVVAVDRDSGQNAWLSFQLLKATEPGLFSVWAHNGEVRTSRLLSERDAPKHRLLLLVKDNGDPPRSASVTLHVLLVDGFSQPYLPLPEVARDPAQDDDVLTLYLVIALASVSSIFLLSVLLFVGVRLCRRARATSLSGFSLPEGHFPDHLIDVSGTGTVQSYQYEVCLRGGTGTNEFKFVKPLFPNVETQAGAESENAVVRNSFGFY encoded by the coding sequence ATGGAGACAGCTCTAGCAAAAACGCCAGAGAAAAGGCAAGTGGTTTTTCTTACTATATTGCTGCTTTTGTGGGAGGCTGATTCTGAGACAATTAGATATTCCATGCCAGAAGAAACGGACAGTGGCTACTTGGTGGCTAACCTGGCAAAAGATCTGGGGCTCAGGGTGGGGGAACTGGCCACCAGAGGGGCGCAAATCCATTCCAAAGGAAACAAAGAGCTCTTGCAGCTGGATGCAGAGACCGGGAATTTGTTCTTAAAGGAAAAACTAGACCGCGAGGTGCTGTGTGGGGTGACAGACCCCTGTGTGCTACACTTCCAGCTCATTCTGGAAAACCCCGTGCAGTTCTTCCAAACTGACCTGCAGATCACAGACATAAATGACCACTCTCCAGAATTCCATCACAGGGAAATGCTCCTAAAAATCCCTGAGAGCGCCCATCCAGGGGCTGTGTTTCCTCTGAACGCAGCTCAGGACTCTGACATAGGGAGCAATGCTGTCCAGAACTACACAGTCAGCCCCAGCCTCCATTTCCATGTGATTACTCAGAGTCGTGCTGATGGCAGGAAATACCCAGAGCTGGTGCTGGACAGAGCCCTGGACAGGGAGGAGCAGCCTGAGCTCACTTTAACCCTCACTGCTGTGGATGGCGGGTCTCCGCCCAAATCTGGGTCTACTACAGTTCGCATTGAAGTCGTGGACATCAATGATAACGCCCCCCAGTTTGTGCAGTCGCTCTATGAGGTTCAGGTCCCTGAGAACAGCCCCCTCCATGCCTTAGTTGTCACAGTCTTTGCCAGGGATTTAGATGAGGGACCTTACGGGAATGTAGCCTACTCTCTGTTTCAAGGTGATGCAGCTTCTCAACCATTTGTAATAGACGAAATCACGGGAGAAATTCGTCTGAGTGATGAGCTGGATTTTGAGGTAAATAGCCATTATAACATAGAAATCGCAGCCACGGATGGAGGAGGCCTTTTGGGGAAATGCACTGTGGCTGTACAGGTGTTGGATGTGAATGACAACGCCCCAGAACTGACTATCAGAAAGCTCACAATTCCTATCCCAGAAAACTCCCCAGAGACTGTAgttgctgttttcagtgtttctgaTTCAGATTCTGGAGACAATGGAAGGATGGTGTGTTCTATTCCGGACCATCTCCCGTTTCTCTTAAAACCCACTTTCAAGAACTATTACACTTTAATGACAGAGGGCCCACTTgacagagagagcagagctgaGTACAACATCACCATCACAGTCACTGACAAGGGCACACCCACGCTCACAACCCAGCACACCATAACAATGCAGGTGTCTGACGTCAACGACAATGCTCCCACCTTCACCCAAACCTCCTACACCCTGTTTGTCCAGGAGAACAACAGCCCCGCCCTGCACATAGGCACCATCAGCGCCACAGACTCAGACTCAGGCTCCAATGCCCACATCACATACTCGCTGCTGCCCACCCAAGACCCGCAGCTGGCCCTCGACTCGCTCATATCCATCAACGCCGACAATGGACAACTGTTCGCGCTCAGGGCGCTGGACTATGAGGCCCTGCAGACCTTCGAGTTCCATGTGGGCGCCACAGACCAAGGCTCTCCTGCACTCAGCAGCCAGGCGCTGGTGCGAGTGCTGGTGCTGGACGCCAACGACAATGCCCCCTTCGTGCTCTACCCGCTGCAGAACGCCTCTGCACCCTGCACAGAGCTGCTGCCCAGGGCGGCAGAGCCTGGATACCTGGTCACCAAGGTGGTGGCAGTGGACCGCGACTCTGGACAGAAtgcctggctgtccttccagctgCTCAAGGCCACGGAGCCCGGGCTGTTCAGCGTGTGGGCTCACAATGGCGAGGTGCGCACCTCCAGGCTGCTGAGTGAGCGCGATGCTCCCAagcacaggctgctgctgctggtcaaGGACAATGGCGATCCTCCAAGGTCTGCCAGTGTCACTCTGCATGTGCTGCTGGTGGATGGCTTCTCTCagccctacctgcctctgccagagGTGGCGCGAGATCCCGCCCAGGATGATGATGTGCTCACACTGTACCTGGTCATTGCCTTGGCTTCTGTGTCTTCCATCTTCCTCTTGTCTGTGCTGCTGTTCGTGGGGGTGAGGTTGTGCAGGAGGGCCAGGGCGACCTCTCTGAGTGGCTTCTCTTTGCCTGAGGGACACTTTCCTGACCACCTGATAGATGTCAGTGGCACTGGGACTGTCCAGAGCTACCAGTATGAGGTGTGTCTGAGAGGAGGTACTGGAACAAATGAGTTCAAGTTTGTTAAACCTTTGTTTCCCAACGTTGAGACCCAGGCTGGTGCTGAAAGTGAAAACGCTGTTGTGCGCAATAGCTTTGGATTCTATTAG